GACTATCCGGCAATCTTCGATTTTAAAATGACTCGCAGCGTTCCGATACGCGAATTGGGCATCGAAAGGAGAAGTTTTTCTATCTATTCGAGGGATGTCGTATGATTTCtgttttcttcgatatttttttattttgttttctttgtgtTTTTTAGGTTAcgtttttaatgaaaggaaaaatacCGTCTAAAAAAGATGTCGGGAGAACGATGGCAGGTATCCTACAATCTACAGCCTTTCTCTCATGGAGTTCCTTTTCGTATCCCATGTTTATTTGTAACCTAAGGTgtgttaaaatcaattttaattttatttaaagaacttACAAATATGTTTTCTGGATAAAATCTTGTCTTACAGCATCAAAAACTTCCCCAACCTCTGAATTAAAAACTGATACTTTCAATATCACAATTGctttatagtttttatttaaagaacatacttttttattacgaCGAGTTCCTGTGTTTACTTGAGAACTATATATTTCAGACGATTACTGGGAGGCTTCCATCTTCTGACTGTATCGTTTCTCCCATCCTTTCTATCTTCTTTGACAGCTATACTTATTGAGAGACCATCTCGTCGTACTCTCTTATGTTTATATGTATCCAACATTGTGAGTAGATCAATTTTAGCACCGTAATTCCTTGTCATGTCATAAGGGAAATGTacattactttaataatatattaattattacattttttttttattaggcATCAGAGACACTGTTTAGGATGGGGCAATCCAGAGGATACTACACTTCCATTCCAAAGGgtgaaacatacatttttgctGTGAGCATGGCActgttactttattttcttcgatccAAAACAGATAAACAAGATgccatatataaaatacttagGTACTTAGGCTAATCTTGAACTGttcttataattttgaaattagtaATAGttcaaaatgtatttcaaCTCTTTATTAGAGTTATTGGAAAACATGAGGAGATTGAAtactttaaagaaaattgcttCCAACCTAACACATTACCATCTTCTACTAATGAACATGACAATAAAGgttcaaaaaaaaagcatgCTACAAGTACTGAAAGATGTGAAGATAATATATTGATGAAGTCACTTGCAACTTATAAAAGGATTATAGAAGCTATAAAAAATCAAGGAAAACATGTGTCTTGTCCACATCCTTATAGTTGTGCTCATTACATATTAACGGTacagatgtaaataaataaatatctaacagaaatttataaagatttttaaatgtacattaaTGATATGTTTATTTCCAGGGTGCTATGAAGCTTTTTAGTTATGGTGTAGGTGTTCAGTTAGTACTTAATTTGGTATTACgaattaaacaattacttAGGAAGCCACAGTTAATGAAATCTATCATTTTCAAGAAGAATACCTACAATTTGGCTGTATTCCTAGGAGGTTTTGCAGGACTTTATAGGGTATTATTAtatcgtatattttaaattcgttaGGTCCTTGCATACTATTTTAACAGTTTCTATTTCAGCTAGTGTCTTGTTCGTTGAGGCAATTTCTACAAAAAGATTCTTCCTACTATGCAATTCCTGCTGGATTTATAGCTGGTCTGACATTTATGTCTTACAGTAATAATACCGTAGCTTTATACTTTATGTGGAAAGCATTACAGGTATTTCCtacaaacaattttgtaattcataTATCTGATACTTGTATTGCCTATACAGAATTTTActtcttattatattaatttcattttagttaTTATGGAATGATCTTGTGGAAAAGGAAATAGTACCTGAAGTAAAGGgctttgtaatatttttgtattgcgTTAGTACAGCGCTGCTCTTTCATGTAGCGATTGTCGAGCCTCAACTTTTACGACCGTCttattggaaatttttgtGCAACGTATCTGGTGACAGGTAAAAAGACGTCATAAGCATATTAAGTAATTAGGCATACAACCGGTATTTCAACCTTTTATTGATTTACAGAATAGCGGCTATGTCTCGAATACCTATAGATAAATTTGGTTTCGAGACAAGGAAACATCTTGCTGAGGTGCTCAAAAAGACAAACACTACTGATAAGAGAATATATTCGTTTTAATCAAAGCTGAATGGATgataattgatttttgttaATGGAAATGTGTTTGTTGTTTAcacatattaataaaacaaccAAAGAAGTTACCTACATcataaacttttgaaacaGTTGAAGTTTATGAAGATCAAATTGgttgaaaagtaaaaatcaGTTTGTATACCAAGTGTTCAATTTACGATACGAAAGGTGTATTCGGGAAGCcaagattttatattttgtgataagtaaacatttttattttttaatatatgtatgttggGAATTATATTTCGactaatttataatttttatacgtttatataTGTGATACATACctgatgaaaaattgttatttaaaataagtgGGTGTTATGGAATAGTATTGTATAAATTGCATTATAATGTAGATATCTGTAaaagtatgtacatacaaattCGTAAATGAAACTACATTTGATATTTGCAATAttgataaatgtatattaGTCGGAACTAGACAATAAGCAgttgatgaattttttatactaGTAAATTTTGacagaattatataatttatttattagttataaaaatatattgttgaattaat
The sequence above is drawn from the Hylaeus volcanicus isolate JK05 chromosome 2, UHH_iyHylVolc1.0_haploid, whole genome shotgun sequence genome and encodes:
- the LOC128872781 gene encoding transmembrane protein 135-like: MPSRLSKFIDSSCKDFTHPWTDSCTSAAAGLGLHTLQESLRLYTTVYLVTFLMKGKIPSKKDVGRTMAGILQSTAFLSWSSFSYPMFICNLRRLLGGFHLLTVSFLPSFLSSLTAILIERPSRRTLLCLYVSNIASETLFRMGQSRGYYTSIPKGETYIFAVSMALLLYFLRSKTDKQDAIYKILRVIGKHEEIEYFKENCFQPNTLPSSTNEHDNKGSKKKHATSTERCEDNILMKSLATYKRIIEAIKNQGKHVSCPHPYSCAHYILTGAMKLFSYGVGVQLVLNLVLRIKQLLRKPQLMKSIIFKKNTYNLAVFLGGFAGLYRLVSCSLRQFLQKDSSYYAIPAGFIAGLTFMSYSNNTVALYFMWKALQLLWNDLVEKEIVPEVKGFVIFLYCVSTALLFHVAIVEPQLLRPSYWKFLCNVSGDRIAAMSRIPIDKFGFETRKHLAEVLKKTNTTDKRIYSF